The following is a genomic window from Pseudothermotoga thermarum DSM 5069.
TGAAGGTGTTTAGGAAATTTTTGAAAGCCCAGGGTGGAGATGAAGGAATAGTCGAAGATTATTCAAAATTGCCGGTTGCAAAAGAAACAGTATTTGTTCCTTCGGAAAAAAGCGGCTATGTGTACAAGATAAATGCCGAAGCAGTTGGATTGGCGTCGGTCCTTTTGGGAGCTGGGAGAAGTAAGAAAGAGGACGTTATAGATCACGGGGTTGGTATAGAAGTTTTGAAAAAAGTGTCAGATTTTGTACAAAAGGGCGAACCATTGGTAAAACTCTACGTTGGCAAGCGTAGTAAGGTCGACGATGCTATAAAACTTATCAAGGAGGCTTACGAAATCAGGCAAGAGCAACCAGAACCCAAAGACGTTGTTCTTGAGGTGATCGAATGAAACCTAGCCTGGTTCTAGTGTCGATCTTTTTCCTTTGTTTTTCCACCATTTTTTGTTCCCAAGCAATTGTTATAATGAAAGGGCTTGGTGTTTCCACCAATTCTGTGGATGGGTATTTGGATGTAAAACCGCTTGAAAAGCTGGGATTATCGGTCGTAATATCGGAAAGGTCTAACAGAGCTTATGTAATATACGGAAGAAAAATAATAGTTGCAGAAGGCGATGGGAGATTGTCGGTAGACTTTTTGGAAAGCTATGAGAACGCTGCTTTGGTGAAAAAAGATACCGTTTTGATTCAAGCTCAAATTTTGAGTAGAATACTTGGTTTGTCAACGTATTTAACGCCAAACGGTAATACAGTTCTCGCTGACAGTTTGCCGGTGATCAAATCAGTTCATTTTGGCGAAAATAGTCTTCAGTTTGTTTTTGATGGGATTGTACTTGAGCAAATGTTCAAGATATCAACTTTTCCAGGAAAGGTTCAGATTGAAGTAGCTCCCTGCAGGGTACAAGTTACTTCTATCGAAAAGGTTAAGCTAAAAGTCGACGAGGTTAAAGCCATTTTTGAAATAGAAGTTGAAGACGATGTTGACTTGTCGGTTTCCACCGTGTTTGAACCTTCAGCCGTTGTGGTTAAGCTTAGGTATCCAGGATTTGCCAAGGAAAGGATTGCCCCAGGTATTTTGTGGGAACAAGTTGTAGAGACAATTGCTGGAAAGCAGATGCTTGTAAATTATCTTTGGATAGATCCAAAAAGAGTTGATCTTCGTCCTACGATAAGCGTTGGCGGAATAGGAACCACCGAAAGCATCGACAGGATGGTTTCACGTGTCAAAGCGGTGGCTGGGATCAACGCCAATTATTTCGATGTTTCAACTAGAATGCCAATAGGTTTGATAATAGTCGATGGAAAGGTCTTGTCGCTTCCATACGGAAATAGACCGGTTTTTATTCAGACACAGTCTGGCGAGGTTTACATTTCAAGAATGTTCTACGAAGTGAACATCAAAATAGGTCAGCTTTTGTTTTTGGTCAAGGGCATCAACACCGTTGCCATAGGAGATGTTTTAATATTCACCGAAGAATTTGGATTGCCAATTCCACGGCGTGACGAAACGATTTATTTTACAGTTCAAAACGGTAGAATAAGCAGCATAGGATGGGTTGAAAAAGCACCAGCAAAGGGATATGTGCTTGCAATTTCTGCAAAATACGCAAATTATCTACAAGCTGTACAGATAGGCGATCGAGTTGAGGTGATTGTCAACACAGATTTTCCTTATCCAATAAAGCATGCCGTTGAAGGCGGTCCATTGTTGATCTACAACGGCTCACCGCTTCCAGATCGAAACGCTGAAAAAAATAGATACGGTGGAGGGATAGCAACATCCAATGCCAATAGAACCTTGGTTGCCACATTGCCTGATGGAAGAGTTGTTTTTGTCGTTATAAACGATCAAGATGGTTCAGGAGGCGTGAACTACGACGAGTTAGTGGAATTTTGCTTGCAAAAGGGTTTTTATTCTGCTATGAATCTTGACGGTGGTAGCTCGTCGGTAATGGTTGTTAAAAATCAAATAGTCAGTAGAATGTTCTCTGGTTGGGTTAGAAATATACCGGTATCATTGCTTGCAATACCGAAGGAATAACTAGCTCGTGGAGGTGGATATATGGAATCGGTGATGAGCAAAAGAAAGAACGTAGCGATAGTTGGTCACACGGGATCTGGAAAATCTTTGCTTTTGTCAGCATTCCTTTACAACGCAAAAGTTTTTGACCGTATAAGCATCAAACAAATTGACACTGATCCGATCGAAGAAGCCAAAGGTTCCAGTGTTACCTCGCATGTTTTTTCTTTCAACTGGAAAGAAGATTTGTTCACGGCAATTGACACGCCTGGATTTGGAGATTTCATTGCCGACGTGATAAACGCCATCTTTGTGTGTGAAAATGTTTTGAGCGTTATAAACGGTGTTGCAGGAGTTGAGATTCAGACTGAAAGAACTTGGCAGATAGCGGAAGATTTCAACCGTCCTGTGATGGTTTTTGTGAATCAGCTTGACAAAGAAAGAAGCAGTTTTGAAAACTCTGTTGAAAGTTTGAAGTCATCCTTTGGCGCTAAAGTAACTCCGCTTGTTTTACCCATAGGATCGGAAAGCGATTTCAAAGGCGTTGTCGACCTCATCAAAATGAAAGCTTTTGTTTACCAAAACGGAAAACCAAGTGAAATCCCAATCCCCGATGATTTGAAAAAACAAGCAGATGAGATGAGGCTTAAGATGGTTGAGGACATAGTTGAATCCGACGACAGTTTGATGGAAAAATACTTGGAAGGTCAAGAGATTTCGTCTGAAGAATTAATCAAAGCACTGATCAATGCGTACAAAAAGAGATTGGTGATACCTGTTTTCTGTGGTTCTGCTGAAAAGAACATAGGAATCGATGTTTTGCTCGATTACATTTCCCAAATAGGTGCAACTCCTTTGGATTGTCCAAAGTACAAAGCAAAACTTGAAGACGGAACAGAAATAGAAGTTCAAGTTACACCAAATGAACCTTTCTGTGCTTACAATTTTAAAACAATCGTTGACCCGTTTGTTGGACGCGTGAGTTACATAAAGGTCATAGCCGGAACGATTAAGCCAGGCGACAGCTATGTGAACGTTAACAGAGGGTTGACGGACAAGTTTGGTAGACTCTACAGAGCGATGGGTAAAGAACAGGTAGAAGTTGAGGAAGCAATAAGTGGAGACATAATAGTTCTTCCAAAGCTTAAAGAAGGTGGGGTAGGCGAAACCCTTGCGCACAGAGACAGAAAGATCATGATAATTCCACCTGCCTTCCCAGAACCGATGTTTTCAAGATCTGTTAACCCCAAGTCCAAGACGGACATAGACAAGATAAGCAATGGATTGTCAAGGTTAGCGGAAACCGATCCAACTTTCAAGTGGGAATACGATCCTGAAACTGGTGAAACCGTTGTGTCAGGTATAGGGACAGTCCATCTGGATACGATGATAGAGAGATTGAAAACCATCTTCGGCGTAGACGTTGAAGTTGGTAAGCCGAAGATTGCCTACAGAGAGACGATCACAAAGAAAGTTGTTGCTGAGTATAAACACAAAAAGCAAACAGGTGGTCACGGTCAGTATGGACATGTGAAAATTGAAATGGAACCGCTTCCAAGAGGAGCAGGCTTTGAATTTGTAGACAAAATCTTTGGAGGAGCTATTCCGAAGAACTACATACCGGCAGTTGAAAAAGGAATCATAGAAGCCATGAAACGTGGTTCACTCGCTGGTTATCCTGTGGTTGATGTGAGAGTGACTTTGTTTGATGGTTCTTATCACGAAGTCGACTCCTCGGATATTTCATTCCAGATAGCTGCAATTCAAGCCTTTAGAAAGGGTATGGAAGAAGCAAAGCCAGTTTTGCTGGAGCCAATAATGGAGGTTGAAGTTTTCTGCCCAGACGAAGTTGCCGGTGATGTCATAGGGGATATAACTGCTAGAAGGGGTAGACCGCAAGGTATGGAACCAGTTGGACGCGGAATGTCAAAGATAAAAGCCGAGGTTCCTCTTGCAGAAATGCTGGACTTTTCAGGCAGATTGTCTGGTTTGACAAGTGGTCGTGGATACTTCACGATGAGGTTTTTGAAATACCAAGAAGTACCACCAAACATTCAGGAAAAAATAGTCCAAGAAAGGAAGCAGGAAAGAGAAAAACAAAACGCTTGATACGGCTGGCGGGGGCAACCCCGTCGCCTTTTTTCAGAAGGTGATAAGCCATGCATGCAGCCATAGTAAACTATAAGATTAGGTTGTTTGGAATTAAAACATTGAAAGAAAAACGATCTCTCATGAAACACTTGATCAACGAGCTTAGGTCGAAATTCAACGTATCAGTATCAGAAGTCGGTCTGTGCGACTCAACCAACTGGGC
Proteins encoded in this region:
- a CDS encoding phosphodiester glycosidase family protein, coding for MKPSLVLVSIFFLCFSTIFCSQAIVIMKGLGVSTNSVDGYLDVKPLEKLGLSVVISERSNRAYVIYGRKIIVAEGDGRLSVDFLESYENAALVKKDTVLIQAQILSRILGLSTYLTPNGNTVLADSLPVIKSVHFGENSLQFVFDGIVLEQMFKISTFPGKVQIEVAPCRVQVTSIEKVKLKVDEVKAIFEIEVEDDVDLSVSTVFEPSAVVVKLRYPGFAKERIAPGILWEQVVETIAGKQMLVNYLWIDPKRVDLRPTISVGGIGTTESIDRMVSRVKAVAGINANYFDVSTRMPIGLIIVDGKVLSLPYGNRPVFIQTQSGEVYISRMFYEVNIKIGQLLFLVKGINTVAIGDVLIFTEEFGLPIPRRDETIYFTVQNGRISSIGWVEKAPAKGYVLAISAKYANYLQAVQIGDRVEVIVNTDFPYPIKHAVEGGPLLIYNGSPLPDRNAEKNRYGGGIATSNANRTLVATLPDGRVVFVVINDQDGSGGVNYDELVEFCLQKGFYSAMNLDGGSSSVMVVKNQIVSRMFSGWVRNIPVSLLAIPKE
- a CDS encoding DUF503 domain-containing protein, which translates into the protein MHAAIVNYKIRLFGIKTLKEKRSLMKHLINELRSKFNVSVSEVGLCDSTNWAEIGVAVVSSSQEVVENTIQNVTLLIENSDGIEVEEIDRESW
- the fusA gene encoding elongation factor G → MESVMSKRKNVAIVGHTGSGKSLLLSAFLYNAKVFDRISIKQIDTDPIEEAKGSSVTSHVFSFNWKEDLFTAIDTPGFGDFIADVINAIFVCENVLSVINGVAGVEIQTERTWQIAEDFNRPVMVFVNQLDKERSSFENSVESLKSSFGAKVTPLVLPIGSESDFKGVVDLIKMKAFVYQNGKPSEIPIPDDLKKQADEMRLKMVEDIVESDDSLMEKYLEGQEISSEELIKALINAYKKRLVIPVFCGSAEKNIGIDVLLDYISQIGATPLDCPKYKAKLEDGTEIEVQVTPNEPFCAYNFKTIVDPFVGRVSYIKVIAGTIKPGDSYVNVNRGLTDKFGRLYRAMGKEQVEVEEAISGDIIVLPKLKEGGVGETLAHRDRKIMIIPPAFPEPMFSRSVNPKSKTDIDKISNGLSRLAETDPTFKWEYDPETGETVVSGIGTVHLDTMIERLKTIFGVDVEVGKPKIAYRETITKKVVAEYKHKKQTGGHGQYGHVKIEMEPLPRGAGFEFVDKIFGGAIPKNYIPAVEKGIIEAMKRGSLAGYPVVDVRVTLFDGSYHEVDSSDISFQIAAIQAFRKGMEEAKPVLLEPIMEVEVFCPDEVAGDVIGDITARRGRPQGMEPVGRGMSKIKAEVPLAEMLDFSGRLSGLTSGRGYFTMRFLKYQEVPPNIQEKIVQERKQEREKQNA